The DNA segment CTGTAAATGCTGTAACTGCCAGTACAGATGAAAGAAAAACTGCGATAAGTTTTTTCATTTTTAAATCTCCTCTGTTAAAATTATTTGATACGTTTGTCAGTAAGTTTAGCAATTTTCAAGCCAAGCTCCTGAAAGATCTGAACTATGATAACTAGCAGCAAAACTGTTATTAACATGACGTTATTTTGATAACGGTAATATCCATAATTTATTGCAATTGCGCCCAATCCGCCGCCCCCGACAAAACCTGCCATTGCGGAATATCCGAGAATCGTTGTAAATGCTATCGCGCAGCCAATGATCAAAGACGGCTTTGCCTCAGAAATAAGCACTTTATATATAATCTGAAGAGGAGAGCTCCCCATCGATTGAGCAGCTTCAATCACTCCGCAGTCCACTTCTTTCAGCGATGACTCAACCATTCTTGCAATGAATGGGGCGGCCGAAATTACAAGTGGAACAATTGTTGCTGTTGAGCCAATCGTGGTCCCTACAACTGCCCTTGTAAACGGAAGGATCGCAACCAGTAAAATTATAAAGGGAACGGATCTTAAAAAATTTACAATGAATCCAAGCACCTGGTTAACTGTTTTATTTTGCAAGATCCCACCATCAGCTGTGATATACAGTATGATACCGACAGGAATTCCAAGTATGTAAGATAGAAAGGTCGAAACAATGACCATGTACAGTGATTCAAGGATACCTTTAAATAATAAATTAATTATTTCCGGCGAGAGCATTCAGCTGTTCCTCCTTGTACTGGACTTTCCTTTCATCTAAAAAGCTGAAAATTCTTGCCGTAGATGACTCATCCTCAGGCAGCTGTAAAACCATTTGCCCATACGCTCTACCGCTTATATTCTTTGTATCGGCAGCTAAAATGTTAACTGCGGTGCGACACTCAAGTGCCATGTTTGATATGATCGGTTCGAATGCAGAGTTACCGTCAAATATGATACGAAGACATCGTTTTCCGGTAAAACGCTCTACCGCTTCGCCTTTCGGCAGTATCAGTTCACGCGCAATAGCAGATTGCGGTCGCAAAAACACATCCCTAACGTCGCCAATTTCAACAATTTTACTTTGGTCTATGACTGCAACGCGGCTGCAAATCTGTTCAATAACCTTCATCTCATGTGTAATAATTATGATGGTTACGCCCATTTTTTCATTGATGCTTTTTAGCAGTTCCAGTATGGATCTTGTAGAGTTAGGGTCCAGCGCACTCGTAGCCTCATCACAGAGCAGGACCTTTGGATTAGTTGCAAGCGCACGAGCTATCGCTACCCGCTGTTTTTGGCCACCTGACAGCTGTGCGGGATAAGCATTCGCTTTGTCATTAAGGCTAACAATTTGAAGCAGTTCAAGAGCCCTTTTCTTTGCTTCCGTCTTGGAGACGCCTGCAATTTCAAGAGGAAAACATATATTTTTCAATGCAGTACGTTGTGATAACAGATTAAATCCCTGGAATATCATGCCCATAGATTGCCTAACCTTGAGAAGTTGTTTTGGACTTAAAGCGCCAAGTTCTTTCCCGTCAAAAACTACTTTCCCCCTTGTTGGTTTTTCAAGATAATTTATACATCGAACTAACGTGCTTTTTCCTGCGCCGCTCAGACCGATAATCCCGAATATCTCGCCCTGCTCGATCTCAAGATTTATATCCTTGATCGCATCAAAATCTGCCCCATTATTAGAATATGTCTTACTGATGTGTTCAAGTTTTATCACACGGCCACCTCCGACTCATTAAACTTCTCTGTTATTAGTAATATTATCGAATCTTATACTTGTTGTATATGCAAATAGTAGTATATATAGTCTTATTTGCTTCAAAATGTCTCTGATCCGCTAAATTACTTTGCAACAGATTTAAAAGCTTGATCCAAATCTTCAATTATATCATCAATATGTTCTGTACCGATTGATAGGCGAATAGTATTTGGGCTAATTCCCTGATCCAGCAATTCTTCCTCCGAAAGCTGTGAATGGGTTGTGGAAGCAGGATGGATAACCAGACTTTTTACGTCTGCAACATTCGCAAGCAAGGAGAATATTTCAAGATGATCTATGAAATTCTTTGCTGTTTCAGCATCGCCTTTAATATTAAAGGTAAAGATAGAACCGCCGCCGTTCGGGAAGTATTTGTCATATAGTTCTTTATATTCACTTTCGGGCAGAGATGGATGATTAACTTTTTCAACTTGCGGATGTTTTGACAGATAGTCTACAACCTTCAAGGCATTCTCAACATGACGCTCTACGCGAAGGGACAAGGTTTCAAGCCCCTGTAGGAATAGGAATGCATGCAGAGGAGCAAGAGTCGCACCAGTATCGCGAAGCAGGATCGCGCGTATTTTGGTTACAAATGCGGCAGGTCCTACAACTTTTGTAAAGCTGACGCCATGATAACTCGGGTTTGGCTCGGTAAGTGATGCAAATTTACCGCTGGCTTCCCAGTTAAAATTGCCACTGTCAACGATTACGCCGCCAATAGCAGTTCCATGCCCGCCTATAAATTTAGTTGCGGAATGTACGACAATGTCTGCGCCATATTCGATTGGGCGAACGAGATACGGAGTTGCAAAGGTGTTATCAACCACCAGTGGAATTTTATGAGCGTGAGCTATAGCCGCTGCTTTCTCTATATCAATTATATTTGAGTTGGGGTTCCCTAGTGTTTCAATAAAGATTCCCTTTGTGTTGTCCTGGATTGCCGCTTCAAATGAGCCCTCTATATCAGGATCAACGAATGTCGTCGAAATACCATATTGCGGCAGTGTATGGGCAAGCAAATTATAGGTACCGCCGTATATAGTTTTGGCAGCAACGATATGATCACCAGCCTGTGCAAGATTCTGAATGGTATAAGAAATAGCTGCAGCGCCGGAAGCCACGCCCAAAGCAGCGATACCGCCTTCAAGCGCTGCGACTCTCTGCTCAAAAACATCCTGTGTTGAATTTGTCAATCTGCCATATATATTACCTGGATCGGCAAGTCCAAACCGAGCAGCCGCGTGAGCTGAATTTCTGAATACATATGACGTTGTTTGATAAATCGGGACTGCGCGTGCGTCAGATGCGGAGTCTGGCTTTTCTTGACCGACATGGAGCTGTAACGTTTCAAATTTATATTTTTTATTCATGACAATACCTCTTTCAATTAATTATTATATATAAGACACCTTTGACAGCTTCACATTCGTTCGTTATAGAAGCAGCATCTTTTTAACTTTAAAATTGATTTCATTGAGTGATCCTCCTTGATTATTTAAAGAAAAAGCAGTCTAGATTTAGACTGCTTTTATCTCAAATATGTATGCAGTCGTTATCACCCAGACTGCTAAGTTCAATACCTTCAGCACAGAATGATATTTTTATTTATTTGAACAGTACACATGCGCATCAGACGCATTTTCATGTTGGTTACCATACGAGTCAAAACTGTTCATCTCCTTCATT comes from the Bacillota bacterium genome and includes:
- a CDS encoding methionine ABC transporter permease, translating into MLSPEIINLLFKGILESLYMVIVSTFLSYILGIPVGIILYITADGGILQNKTVNQVLGFIVNFLRSVPFIILLVAILPFTRAVVGTTIGSTATIVPLVISAAPFIARMVESSLKEVDCGVIEAAQSMGSSPLQIIYKVLISEAKPSLIIGCAIAFTTILGYSAMAGFVGGGGLGAIAINYGYYRYQNNVMLITVLLLVIIVQIFQELGLKIAKLTDKRIK
- a CDS encoding ATP-binding cassette domain-containing protein, whose translation is MIKLEHISKTYSNNGADFDAIKDINLEIEQGEIFGIIGLSGAGKSTLVRCINYLEKPTRGKVVFDGKELGALSPKQLLKVRQSMGMIFQGFNLLSQRTALKNICFPLEIAGVSKTEAKKRALELLQIVSLNDKANAYPAQLSGGQKQRVAIARALATNPKVLLCDEATSALDPNSTRSILELLKSINEKMGVTIIIITHEMKVIEQICSRVAVIDQSKIVEIGDVRDVFLRPQSAIARELILPKGEAVERFTGKRCLRIIFDGNSAFEPIISNMALECRTAVNILAADTKNISGRAYGQMVLQLPEDESSTARIFSFLDERKVQYKEEQLNALAGNN
- a CDS encoding O-acetylhomoserine aminocarboxypropyltransferase/cysteine synthase, whose protein sequence is MNKKYKFETLQLHVGQEKPDSASDARAVPIYQTTSYVFRNSAHAAARFGLADPGNIYGRLTNSTQDVFEQRVAALEGGIAALGVASGAAAISYTIQNLAQAGDHIVAAKTIYGGTYNLLAHTLPQYGISTTFVDPDIEGSFEAAIQDNTKGIFIETLGNPNSNIIDIEKAAAIAHAHKIPLVVDNTFATPYLVRPIEYGADIVVHSATKFIGGHGTAIGGVIVDSGNFNWEASGKFASLTEPNPSYHGVSFTKVVGPAAFVTKIRAILLRDTGATLAPLHAFLFLQGLETLSLRVERHVENALKVVDYLSKHPQVEKVNHPSLPESEYKELYDKYFPNGGGSIFTFNIKGDAETAKNFIDHLEIFSLLANVADVKSLVIHPASTTHSQLSEEELLDQGISPNTIRLSIGTEHIDDIIEDLDQAFKSVAK